Proteins from a single region of Rhodovibrio salinarum DSM 9154:
- a CDS encoding LysR family transcriptional regulator, translating to MSHLAKLSFRHVLTLEALHRTRSMSETARQIGRTQPAISQQIDAVEDAVGFQVLHHRRGGVHFTARGEQLVQAANALLDAFEQRVDALRQMPDERLRVGIPEDLWLTCKTWLDPLAERDIEIVSMTSHNVLQAFEAGEIDLGIAATTQPLQQATRTWRLDLGWAGCSPLSTRRGDIRLVSLPRGCLYSALAMAAVQSAPFRVERHLIFDNLDEMFCELKNGGITIMSAQLTASLGHWHDETQLPALPKANLNLLVRETGQDYLAWAASTLAGGISRALRQRERDPIAGMLKDLGVDLRFHSPA from the coding sequence GTGTCCCATCTCGCAAAACTGTCGTTCCGTCATGTCTTGACGCTGGAGGCGCTGCATCGGACCCGCAGCATGTCCGAAACCGCCCGGCAAATCGGACGGACGCAGCCGGCCATCAGCCAGCAGATCGACGCGGTCGAGGACGCGGTCGGATTTCAGGTGCTGCACCACCGACGCGGCGGGGTGCACTTCACCGCCCGCGGGGAGCAGCTGGTCCAGGCCGCCAACGCCCTGCTGGATGCGTTCGAGCAACGCGTCGACGCCCTTCGCCAAATGCCTGATGAACGGCTCCGGGTCGGGATTCCAGAGGACCTCTGGCTCACCTGTAAGACCTGGCTCGATCCCTTGGCGGAACGCGATATCGAAATCGTCTCGATGACCTCCCACAACGTCCTGCAGGCCTTCGAGGCCGGCGAGATCGACCTTGGGATCGCCGCCACCACGCAGCCGCTGCAGCAGGCCACCCGCACCTGGCGGTTAGACCTCGGCTGGGCAGGATGCAGCCCTTTGTCGACAAGGCGCGGCGACATCCGCCTGGTCTCCCTTCCCCGCGGCTGCCTCTACTCGGCTCTGGCCATGGCCGCGGTCCAAAGCGCCCCCTTCCGGGTAGAGCGTCACCTGATATTCGACAATCTCGACGAGATGTTCTGCGAGCTGAAAAACGGCGGGATCACCATCATGTCCGCGCAGCTCACCGCGTCTCTTGGACACTGGCACGACGAAACGCAGCTTCCCGCCCTGCCAAAGGCGAACCTGAACTTGCTGGTACGCGAGACCGGCCAGGACTACCTTGCGTGGGCCGCCAGCACCCTGGCCGGCGGCATCAGCCGGGCCCTGCGCCAACGGGAGCGTGATCCCATCGCTGGCATGCTGAAGGACCTTGGCGTCGATCTGCGCTTCCACAGCCCCGCCTGA
- a CDS encoding DMT family transporter produces the protein MRSFPNTYSRATTTGLWAALGGTLFALIWSLSFVVTRFALPDIPPIMLAAIRLSVSGGLLLAVRGAAAIQLWRQSSPATRRTILIAGLLSQAVYLGAAYWALTAIPTSVVNIVVSSLPLLTIPAAFLVLRERASLIEGIAVVMGMIGVGVAVLDRHSSQHLDPESYAAAAIVLLVAVAALALGNTLVKRIVTAHNFLDICGPQFLVSGLVLMVVSLALETPPGWTAIARALPELLYLVFLGSIFGIALWFRLLSVLTANQAASFFLMTPIMGIFLGSLFLGEPMTVSKTVGVAILMASIGLKVLVAVRKRPD, from the coding sequence ATGCGGTCATTCCCCAACACGTACTCAAGGGCCACCACAACCGGGCTCTGGGCGGCCCTCGGGGGCACACTGTTCGCCCTGATCTGGTCGCTCTCCTTCGTGGTGACCCGCTTCGCCCTGCCCGACATTCCCCCGATCATGCTGGCGGCGATCCGCTTGAGCGTCTCTGGAGGACTGCTGCTGGCAGTGCGCGGCGCCGCCGCCATCCAGCTCTGGCGTCAGTCTTCTCCGGCAACGCGGCGCACGATCCTGATCGCCGGGCTGCTGTCCCAGGCCGTCTACCTGGGCGCGGCTTACTGGGCACTGACAGCCATCCCGACCTCGGTCGTCAACATCGTCGTCTCCTCGCTGCCGCTGCTGACAATTCCGGCGGCCTTCCTGGTCCTGCGGGAGCGTGCTTCTCTGATCGAAGGGATCGCCGTCGTCATGGGGATGATCGGGGTCGGCGTCGCAGTACTGGATCGCCACAGCAGCCAGCACCTAGACCCGGAGTCCTACGCAGCGGCGGCGATCGTGCTCCTGGTCGCCGTGGCCGCGCTTGCGCTGGGCAACACGCTGGTCAAGCGGATCGTGACCGCGCACAACTTCCTCGATATCTGCGGCCCCCAATTTCTGGTCTCGGGGCTGGTGCTGATGGTTGTGTCGCTCGCTTTGGAGACACCACCAGGCTGGACGGCCATCGCCCGGGCGCTGCCGGAACTGCTTTATCTCGTGTTTCTGGGGTCGATTTTCGGGATAGCACTCTGGTTCCGCCTTCTGAGCGTCTTGACGGCGAACCAGGCCGCGTCCTTCTTCCTGATGACCCCGATCATGGGTATTTTTCTTGGCAGTCTGTTCTTGGGGGAGCCCATGACGGTGTCCAAGACCGTGGGCGTCGCGATCTTGATGGCCTCGATCGGCCTGAAGGTCCTGGTAGCCGTCCGGAAGCGGCCAGACTGA
- a CDS encoding tetratricopeptide repeat protein translates to MILSLLAVALLAVMPARSDQDDPRLDRLFDRLESATSRGQAQVLASRIWSIWFQHPNGYIEALLRQGREALQDDDLAGAYIAFDDVVRKAPDFAEAWNARATVNYQMGNYERSLADIRRTLTLEPRHFGALSGRGLCYLALDRPEQALTAFEASLAIHPYQPGVKAQVRQLQAELDARDL, encoded by the coding sequence TTGATCTTGTCACTTCTGGCCGTGGCGCTGTTGGCCGTGATGCCGGCCCGGTCGGATCAGGACGACCCGCGCCTGGACCGGCTGTTCGACCGGCTGGAAAGCGCAACCAGCCGGGGGCAGGCGCAGGTGCTCGCTTCACGCATCTGGTCGATCTGGTTCCAGCATCCCAATGGCTATATCGAGGCGCTGCTGCGCCAGGGCCGGGAAGCGCTGCAGGATGACGACCTGGCGGGCGCCTACATCGCCTTCGACGATGTCGTGCGCAAAGCCCCCGACTTCGCGGAGGCGTGGAACGCCCGGGCCACCGTGAACTACCAGATGGGCAACTACGAACGGTCGCTGGCCGACATCCGCCGGACCCTGACGCTGGAGCCGCGCCACTTCGGCGCGCTGTCCGGGCGCGGGCTGTGCTACCTCGCCCTCGACCGGCCGGAACAGGCATTGACGGCGTTCGAGGCGTCGCTTGCAATCCATCCCTACCAGCCGGGCGTGAAAGCTCAGGTCCGTCAGCTCCAGGCCGAACTCGACGCTCGTGATCTCTAG
- the rarD gene encoding EamA family transporter RarD: MRDEKLIGGAYAVAAFGSWGVLPLYFHVLRHVPALEILSHRIVWSVVLLAGLLTVLRRWQGVRAALADPRTRLMLMGSTLFICVNWLTFIWAVSAERVMEISLGYYINPLVNVVLGVLVLRERLSPAQGVAVALATIGVANLAFQTTGLPWPSLVVALSFGFYGLIRKTTNVESIEGLFLETLFMGPFALAFLLWIGAIGTGSFTAAGPGQALLLVAAGLVTSLPLIWFTSGARRISYIAVGFFQYLAPTGHFLLAVFAFGEPFSVDHAVTFAFIWTALAIFSADRWRQATRARRERRAGAAAE; the protein is encoded by the coding sequence ATGCGCGACGAGAAACTGATCGGTGGCGCGTACGCCGTCGCGGCGTTCGGCAGTTGGGGCGTGTTGCCCCTGTACTTCCACGTGCTCAGGCACGTGCCCGCGTTGGAGATTCTCTCGCACCGGATCGTCTGGTCGGTGGTCCTGCTTGCCGGTCTGTTGACGGTCCTGCGTCGGTGGCAGGGCGTTCGCGCGGCTCTGGCGGACCCGCGCACGCGGCTGATGCTGATGGGCTCGACGCTCTTTATCTGCGTCAACTGGCTGACCTTCATCTGGGCCGTTTCGGCCGAGCGGGTGATGGAAATCTCGCTCGGCTACTACATCAACCCGTTGGTCAACGTCGTGCTCGGCGTCCTGGTCCTGCGCGAGCGGTTGAGCCCGGCGCAGGGGGTGGCGGTCGCGCTGGCGACGATCGGGGTCGCCAACCTGGCGTTCCAGACGACAGGGCTGCCGTGGCCGTCGCTGGTGGTGGCGCTGTCGTTCGGCTTCTACGGCCTGATCCGCAAGACCACCAACGTGGAGTCGATCGAGGGGTTGTTCCTGGAAACGCTGTTCATGGGGCCGTTTGCGCTCGCCTTCCTGCTGTGGATCGGGGCGATCGGTACAGGCAGCTTCACCGCAGCCGGCCCGGGACAGGCGCTGCTGTTGGTGGCGGCCGGGCTGGTCACCTCGCTGCCGCTGATCTGGTTCACCAGCGGCGCGCGGCGGATCAGCTACATCGCCGTCGGCTTCTTCCAGTATCTGGCCCCGACGGGACACTTCTTGCTGGCGGTGTTCGCGTTCGGTGAGCCGTTCTCGGTCGATCACGCCGTGACCTTTGCTTTCATCTGGACGGCGCTGGCGATTTTCTCCGCCGATCGCTGGCGTCAGGCAACGCGCGCGCGGCGGGAACGGCGTGCCGGGGCAGCGGCCGAATGA
- a CDS encoding 1,4-dihydroxy-2-naphthoate polyprenyltransferase, protein MSQFASTQPANAAAAPAVSRLRAWMMAARPQTLPAGASPVIVGTGAAIGAGVFHLWAALAALFGALLIQIGTNFANDYYDALNGADTDARTGFTRVTSVGLIDGRTVYRAMWLTFAGAVGVGCYLVWLGGLPIVALGLVSIAAGIAYTGGPAYGYKGWGDPFVFVFFGLVAVNGTYYVQAVAGGAPLPLGIPDGTLGWDSLLASLPPAGLTTCMLVINNIRDVDGDRAAGKRTLVVRFGRPAARLELVGLLVLAYGVPLALALVESAWALLLPLLTVPIAVSVVRTLYIATDGPTLNRTLARSGKLMLAHSLLFAAGLAVS, encoded by the coding sequence ATGAGCCAGTTCGCCTCGACCCAGCCTGCCAATGCCGCCGCGGCGCCAGCGGTGTCCCGCCTGCGTGCCTGGATGATGGCCGCACGCCCCCAGACACTGCCCGCCGGTGCCTCGCCGGTGATCGTCGGCACGGGGGCAGCCATCGGGGCTGGCGTGTTCCATCTTTGGGCCGCGCTGGCTGCTCTATTCGGCGCCCTGCTGATCCAGATCGGCACCAACTTCGCCAACGACTATTACGACGCGCTGAACGGTGCCGACACCGACGCGCGCACCGGCTTCACCCGCGTGACCTCGGTCGGTCTGATCGATGGGCGCACCGTCTACCGCGCGATGTGGCTGACGTTCGCGGGGGCCGTCGGGGTCGGCTGCTATCTGGTCTGGCTGGGCGGCTTGCCGATCGTTGCGCTCGGGCTGGTTTCGATCGCGGCCGGGATTGCCTACACCGGTGGGCCGGCCTACGGCTACAAGGGGTGGGGCGATCCGTTCGTGTTCGTTTTCTTTGGCCTGGTTGCGGTCAACGGGACCTATTACGTCCAGGCTGTGGCCGGCGGTGCACCGTTACCGCTCGGCATTCCGGACGGGACGCTTGGCTGGGATAGTCTGCTGGCCAGCCTGCCGCCGGCGGGGCTGACCACCTGCATGCTGGTGATCAACAACATCCGCGACGTCGATGGCGACCGCGCGGCGGGCAAGCGGACGCTGGTCGTCCGTTTCGGCCGGCCGGCAGCGCGCCTGGAACTCGTCGGCTTGCTGGTGCTGGCCTACGGCGTTCCGCTGGCGTTGGCCTTGGTGGAGAGCGCCTGGGCGCTGCTGCTGCCACTGCTGACCGTGCCGATTGCCGTGTCGGTCGTGCGCACGCTTTACATCGCTACCGACGGCCCGACACTTAACCGGACGCTTGCGCGTTCGGGCAAGCTGATGCTGGCGCACAGCCTCCTGTTCGCGGCCGGGCTGGCGGTCTCCTAG